The following coding sequences are from one Shewanella eurypsychrophilus window:
- a CDS encoding peptidylprolyl isomerase — translation MIIFTTNFGDIEIELDMETAPVSSKNFLRYCEDGFYEGTIFHRVIKGFMIQGGGFTADMDEKPTRAAIVNEANRGLKNVKGTLAMARTDSPHSATGQFFINLGNNDFLDHTGTTNSGWGYAVFGAVTAGMDVVRKIEKARTTSKMGHDDVPREPIIVEKVTISD, via the coding sequence ATGATTATTTTTACCACCAATTTTGGCGATATTGAGATTGAACTCGATATGGAAACCGCGCCAGTGAGCTCGAAAAACTTCTTGAGATATTGTGAGGATGGTTTCTATGAAGGGACTATTTTTCATAGAGTGATCAAGGGTTTTATGATCCAAGGTGGTGGTTTTACTGCTGATATGGATGAAAAGCCCACTCGTGCAGCGATTGTCAATGAAGCCAATCGAGGCTTAAAAAATGTTAAAGGCACCTTAGCCATGGCACGCACCGATTCGCCTCATTCTGCAACGGGTCAGTTTTTTATCAATCTTGGTAATAATGATTTTCTCGATCACACAGGTACCACTAACTCTGGTTGGGGTTATGCGGTATTTGGCGCAGTCACAGCTGGCATGGATGTGGTAAGAAAGATTGAGAAGGCCAGAACCACCTCGAAAATGGGACACGATGATGTACCGCGTGAGCCTATTATCGTCGAGAAGGTCACGATTAGTGATTAA
- a CDS encoding 4Fe-4S binding protein, translating to MDKEFTQASLTKDKPISDSKPFPLWKHLNKLRWFSLSVVFLMLILIPLLSIYQHYAAAQGYNHLSPSQTLLYDTMEFISSPFVDEPEHDLDAIKGTTWSGQLFGVKLTDPLAVVGQIAASLKIYWPLLLTALIPLLATLIFGRFFCGWICPATFIYELNSNLSIYLSRFGINNNRRFHKSIKYLVLALGIGISAYTGTLAFASIYPPAVLGRELYFSIALSGFGAGTLFFILTLLFDTFVSRRGICRYLCPGGALYSLLGRYRIVRVKRLVEPCNDCNKCNAVCEFGLDPMRDNFGAECNNCTACISVCPKSAMSLTLSMSDTPNQGPGHQSRLYRQQNMDHNLAIPIKNISE from the coding sequence ATGGATAAGGAGTTTACCCAAGCGAGTCTAACCAAAGACAAACCGATATCAGACAGCAAACCATTTCCACTGTGGAAACACCTCAATAAGTTGCGCTGGTTTTCACTCTCTGTAGTATTTTTAATGCTGATCTTGATCCCGCTGCTCAGTATCTATCAGCACTACGCTGCTGCACAGGGATATAACCACCTGTCGCCATCACAAACCTTGCTTTATGACACCATGGAGTTTATCTCATCCCCGTTTGTCGATGAGCCTGAACATGATCTCGATGCCATTAAAGGGACGACTTGGTCGGGGCAGCTATTTGGCGTCAAGCTCACCGATCCCTTAGCCGTGGTCGGGCAGATTGCTGCAAGCCTCAAGATCTATTGGCCCTTGTTACTCACCGCACTTATCCCACTATTAGCCACCCTGATATTTGGACGCTTTTTCTGTGGCTGGATCTGTCCAGCGACCTTTATCTATGAACTCAACTCCAACTTATCAATCTACCTCAGCCGTTTTGGTATCAATAACAACAGACGTTTTCACAAGAGCATTAAATACCTAGTACTGGCTCTGGGCATAGGAATATCGGCATACACAGGCACTCTCGCCTTCGCCAGCATCTATCCACCAGCCGTACTGGGTCGAGAACTATATTTCTCTATCGCTTTATCAGGCTTCGGCGCCGGCACCCTGTTTTTCATCCTTACGCTACTGTTTGACACCTTTGTCAGTCGCCGTGGGATCTGTCGTTACCTTTGCCCAGGAGGCGCACTCTACTCACTACTTGGACGTTACAGAATAGTCAGAGTGAAGCGCTTAGTTGAGCCCTGTAATGACTGTAACAAGTGCAATGCGGTGTGTGAGTTTGGCTTAGATCCTATGCGGGACAATTTTGGCGCCGAGTGCAACAATTGCACCGCCTGTATCTCAGTTTGCCCTAAGAGCGCGATGAGCCTGACCCTGTCAATGTCAGACACTCCCAACCAAGGGCCGGGTCATCAAAGCAGGCTGTATCGCCAGCAGAATATGGACCATAACCTAGCGATTCCAATAAAAAATATCAGTGAGTAA
- a CDS encoding oxidoreductase, with product MGLTALVIGATGVVGRELVDQLSQLADIDKVTAVTRRPIEYGSDKIINCVVEFDRLEQYSSAFKVDITFSCLGTTLKQAGSIERQRQVDVDYQYRAAKLARTNGVNHYLLVSSSGANPTSKSNYLKMKGELEAKVAELGFTRASIIQPSLLLGERQDFRLGERLGSKLLPLICRLPVLSKYRPITGKQVAAKMCLIALQQVASADNDDDPKLRYYRLDELFS from the coding sequence ATGGGACTGACAGCACTAGTAATAGGCGCAACCGGAGTTGTAGGTCGTGAACTTGTCGATCAGTTAAGTCAGCTAGCTGATATAGATAAGGTGACAGCGGTAACTCGCCGCCCCATAGAATACGGCTCGGATAAAATCATTAATTGTGTGGTGGAATTCGACCGACTAGAGCAATATTCATCAGCCTTCAAAGTCGACATTACCTTCTCTTGTTTAGGCACCACATTAAAGCAGGCTGGTTCAATCGAACGACAAAGACAGGTCGATGTCGACTATCAATATCGAGCCGCTAAATTAGCTCGAACCAATGGGGTTAACCACTACCTTTTGGTCTCCTCCAGTGGCGCTAATCCAACCAGCAAAAGTAACTACCTAAAAATGAAAGGCGAATTAGAAGCTAAGGTGGCTGAACTAGGCTTTACGCGAGCCAGCATAATCCAACCCTCACTGCTATTGGGTGAACGACAAGACTTTAGACTGGGTGAGAGACTGGGTAGCAAATTGCTTCCCTTAATATGCCGACTTCCTGTACTGAGCAAATACCGTCCAATAACGGGTAAACAGGTCGCAGCGAAGATGTGCCTAATCGCTCTTCAACAAGTAGCGAGTGCAGATAATGATGACGATCCTAAGCTGAGATATTATCGACTCGATGAATTATTTAGCTGA
- a CDS encoding M1 family metallopeptidase → MKPTIHSLYLRFCLVILGTSTCFTGGAFAAKIDIKQRGLSKQQAETVNLWVTQSVEAVELILSPIPMDTLRVEVTKQRYAREPVPYGQVDRGSPTKVKLRVDANASLEDFVDDWTLYHELSHLYLPYLDTPSFWLNEGFATYMQYLTMFGNKVIDQSQYEARMQDGFDRGKARTRSHPGRLSDVADDMWNRGAFTRVYWSGAAYFAEVDRALITQDTDLTQVIGQYSQCCLRQSSSGWQLVKQLDRVSHSQIFTNTYSRYYQRRDFPSISRGTLHKISQHYDNKYDKQYDKKITKISAIELTYDKYMKNNQTE, encoded by the coding sequence ATGAAGCCGACCATTCACAGTCTCTACCTAAGATTTTGCTTAGTCATCCTAGGTACTAGCACCTGCTTTACAGGTGGTGCTTTTGCGGCCAAGATTGATATCAAGCAGCGTGGATTATCTAAGCAGCAAGCCGAAACAGTAAACCTATGGGTCACTCAAAGTGTCGAAGCGGTAGAACTGATACTCTCACCTATCCCAATGGATACTTTGAGGGTTGAAGTGACTAAACAAAGGTATGCCAGGGAACCTGTACCCTATGGGCAAGTGGATCGAGGCTCACCGACTAAGGTGAAACTCCGAGTTGACGCTAACGCCTCCCTCGAGGACTTTGTTGATGACTGGACCCTGTATCATGAGTTATCGCACCTTTATCTTCCCTACTTAGATACTCCTTCATTTTGGTTAAACGAAGGCTTTGCCACCTATATGCAATACCTAACCATGTTCGGTAATAAGGTCATAGATCAAAGCCAATATGAAGCTCGTATGCAAGACGGCTTCGACCGAGGTAAGGCGAGAACCCGCTCACACCCAGGAAGGCTCAGTGATGTGGCCGATGATATGTGGAACAGAGGCGCTTTTACCCGAGTGTACTGGTCTGGCGCCGCCTACTTTGCCGAGGTCGACCGTGCCTTAATCACCCAAGATACAGACCTCACCCAAGTCATAGGGCAATATAGTCAATGCTGTCTACGACAAAGTAGCTCTGGATGGCAGCTCGTCAAGCAGTTAGACCGTGTCAGCCATAGTCAGATATTCACCAATACCTATAGCAGATACTATCAACGTCGGGATTTCCCCTCGATTTCTCGAGGAACGCTGCACAAAATTAGTCAGCACTACGATAATAAATATGACAAACAATACGATAAGAAAATAACCAAGATTTCAGCAATAGAGTTAACGTATGATAAGTACATGAAAAATAACCAAACCGAATAA
- a CDS encoding rhodanese-like domain-containing protein, giving the protein MFSSNGGGIMTHISRTFMRLSISVFLCLGLMGNLGQMAFAASKAEFPLREKYPSVPTISHDKLYRQLDSTVLIDVRSKFEFDTLHIQNAVNISISNAGFITRLMRIRERDLSPIVFYCNGITCAKSYKACDKAVKFGIKDVSTFDLGIFGWTKAYPDAAVLLGESPVPLDKLIDEKQHQAHILSPADFVGAIGKNAMVIDIREHFQRDVIILTKVTRVASSDKILGLINKAKKEGMTLLIYDAVGKQTRWLQYLLEKEGVKDYFFMAGGLKGYLKASLGPSEYD; this is encoded by the coding sequence GTGTTTAGCAGTAATGGTGGCGGTATCATGACTCATATATCCAGAACATTTATGCGTTTGAGCATATCTGTATTTTTATGCCTAGGGCTTATGGGAAACCTTGGGCAAATGGCGTTTGCTGCCTCGAAGGCGGAATTTCCTTTACGTGAAAAGTATCCTAGTGTGCCGACTATTTCACATGACAAATTATATCGGCAGTTAGATTCCACTGTGCTTATCGATGTAAGATCAAAATTCGAATTCGATACCTTACATATTCAGAATGCGGTGAACATCTCAATATCCAACGCAGGCTTTATCACTCGTTTAATGAGAATTAGAGAAAGGGATTTAAGCCCCATAGTGTTTTATTGTAATGGCATTACCTGTGCAAAATCCTATAAGGCCTGTGATAAGGCGGTTAAGTTTGGCATCAAGGATGTGTCGACGTTTGACTTAGGGATCTTTGGTTGGACAAAGGCATACCCGGATGCGGCAGTATTATTAGGTGAGAGCCCGGTTCCTCTGGATAAGTTAATTGATGAGAAGCAGCACCAAGCCCATATCCTTTCTCCTGCTGATTTTGTAGGGGCAATAGGCAAAAATGCCATGGTGATAGATATCAGGGAACACTTTCAACGGGATGTGATCATATTAACGAAAGTCACTCGGGTCGCTTCTTCTGACAAGATCCTCGGCTTAATTAACAAAGCGAAAAAAGAGGGCATGACCCTGCTGATCTATGATGCCGTCGGAAAACAAACCCGCTGGCTACAGTATTTACTTGAGAAGGAGGGGGTGAAGGATTACTTCTTTATGGCGGGAGGTTTGAAGGGCTATCTTAAGGCTAGCCTTGGCCCTTCAGAATATGACTAA
- a CDS encoding M28 family peptidase, producing MTRPTPTKQQVFSAKRIASVLVVSATLAGVLFTTSSQAQTIATAAPSQEDMRLYDIATAPSAGRLHSDVEKLVSFGTRHTLSETQSDTQGIGAARRWIKAEFERISADCGGCLEVITLSDTVTGKRIPQPTEVVNVIAIQRGTLAPKRVVMMSGDIDSRVTDVMNSTSVSPGANDNASGVAGAIEAARVLSKYQFSGTIVYAALSGEEQGLYGGATLAQYAKDNNWQVQAVLNNDMIGNIEGINGVIGNHTVRVFSEGVRIAETPDEAKERYFSGGENDSASRNLARKIKTLADQYMTNLDVMMVYRLDRFGRGGHHLPFNKAGFPAVRIMETNENYNRQHQDIRVENGIAYGDVIEGVDFDFNAKLTALNAISLASMAWAPAPPASVTIEGQVSASTTLNWQPSEQLDVVGYRVYWRLTTQSEWSHSRYVGKVNSFKLDNMVIDNYLFGVASVSSNGNASPVVFPGASGAF from the coding sequence ATGACCCGTCCAACCCCGACTAAACAACAGGTGTTTTCAGCTAAACGTATCGCTTCGGTGCTTGTTGTCTCAGCCACACTGGCTGGCGTACTGTTCACCACTAGCAGCCAGGCACAAACTATCGCAACTGCTGCCCCTTCTCAGGAAGATATGCGCCTCTATGATATTGCTACGGCGCCAAGCGCCGGCAGGCTGCACAGTGATGTCGAGAAATTAGTGAGTTTCGGCACACGCCACACCTTGTCAGAGACACAATCTGATACCCAAGGCATAGGGGCTGCAAGGCGCTGGATTAAGGCCGAATTTGAACGCATATCCGCTGACTGCGGTGGCTGCTTGGAGGTGATAACTCTGTCTGACACCGTCACAGGCAAGCGCATACCTCAGCCTACGGAAGTGGTCAATGTCATCGCCATTCAGCGCGGAACACTCGCGCCTAAACGCGTTGTGATGATGAGCGGCGATATCGATTCTCGCGTCACGGATGTGATGAACTCAACCTCAGTTTCGCCCGGCGCCAACGACAATGCATCCGGTGTTGCAGGGGCTATCGAAGCCGCTCGCGTGTTATCTAAATATCAGTTTTCCGGCACGATTGTCTACGCTGCATTATCTGGCGAGGAACAAGGTCTCTATGGCGGAGCCACACTGGCTCAATATGCCAAGGATAATAACTGGCAAGTACAAGCGGTACTCAACAACGACATGATAGGCAATATTGAAGGGATCAATGGCGTCATCGGCAACCACACGGTACGAGTATTCTCTGAAGGTGTTCGCATCGCAGAAACCCCCGACGAAGCCAAGGAGCGTTATTTCAGCGGTGGCGAAAATGACTCAGCCTCGCGCAATCTGGCGCGCAAGATAAAAACCTTAGCCGATCAGTACATGACCAATCTTGATGTAATGATGGTTTATCGATTAGATCGTTTCGGCCGCGGTGGCCATCACCTGCCTTTTAATAAAGCTGGCTTTCCTGCCGTACGTATCATGGAGACCAACGAGAACTACAACCGTCAGCACCAAGATATCCGTGTTGAAAACGGCATAGCCTACGGCGATGTGATTGAGGGCGTAGATTTTGACTTTAATGCTAAGCTTACCGCCTTAAATGCTATCAGTCTGGCTTCAATGGCCTGGGCACCTGCGCCACCTGCATCTGTCACCATAGAAGGTCAAGTCTCTGCCAGCACCACTCTTAACTGGCAACCAAGCGAGCAACTAGATGTGGTTGGTTATCGAGTATATTGGCGCTTAACCACACAATCAGAGTGGAGTCACAGCCGCTATGTGGGCAAGGTGAATTCATTCAAACTAGACAACATGGTTATCGATAACTACCTATTCGGTGTCGCCAGTGTAAGTTCAAACGGTAACGCAAGCCCGGTAGTTTTTCCCGGTGCCTCAGGTGCGTTTTAA
- a CDS encoding 4Fe-4S dicluster domain-containing protein translates to MSDQSKAQLMDRRSFFKSSFSKIADIGSEHALKKVEHNAKGWIRPPFAINELDFLLNCSRCGECIKACPQQVIFELPLHRGTVAVATPAMDIPNKACELCTDWPCVTACKDKALAFPAVQPKQVQQQENVSLPADNASENEGTIEGYPAAGQCPPMASAKVNSSLCMPYSGPECGACRGSCPIEETLTWHNEQPSINQETCVGCGQCVQACITTPKAIEVGHFSSVGPQSTDTGQIK, encoded by the coding sequence ATGAGTGATCAGAGTAAGGCGCAGCTAATGGATCGCCGCAGCTTTTTCAAATCTAGCTTTAGCAAGATAGCCGATATAGGCTCCGAGCACGCCCTGAAAAAAGTCGAGCACAATGCAAAAGGCTGGATACGTCCACCTTTTGCCATCAATGAACTCGATTTTCTGCTCAACTGTAGCCGTTGTGGAGAGTGTATTAAGGCTTGCCCACAGCAAGTGATTTTTGAGCTGCCACTTCATCGTGGCACTGTAGCAGTAGCAACCCCAGCGATGGACATTCCCAACAAAGCCTGCGAGCTCTGCACTGACTGGCCCTGTGTTACTGCCTGTAAAGACAAGGCACTAGCGTTCCCCGCAGTGCAGCCAAAACAGGTACAACAACAAGAAAACGTGAGTTTACCGGCAGATAACGCGTCTGAGAACGAAGGAACTATTGAGGGTTATCCCGCAGCAGGTCAATGCCCACCGATGGCATCAGCTAAGGTTAACAGCAGCCTATGTATGCCCTATTCGGGGCCAGAGTGTGGTGCATGTAGAGGCAGTTGCCCCATCGAAGAGACCTTAACTTGGCACAATGAACAGCCCAGTATCAATCAGGAAACCTGTGTGGGTTGCGGCCAATGTGTACAAGCCTGTATCACAACGCCAAAGGCAATTGAGGTGGGTCATTTCAGTTCCGTCGGTCCCCAATCTACTGATACTGGCCAGATAAAATGA
- a CDS encoding isocitrate lyase/PEP mutase family protein — protein MNNQTQFSVQLEAFHQLHMGTSPLVLVNVWDAASAMIVQASGAKALATSSASLAWSLGYADGGELPIDALLSAVANIVRVSQLPVTVDIENGYSDKPEEVVSLVDELVNLGVVGINIEDGEQSTELLVAKITAIRASASCGQVFINARTDVYLRGLAEHDEALDMCKSRLTRYQAAGADCGFIPGIDSEHIASRLGANLAMPLNFMLAGDHLAVSKRADTLLKLGVTRFSIGPGSFLDAYSTLKHTSKPSKGSCKDTEQCEQLNYNEMNTLVMRAR, from the coding sequence ATGAATAATCAAACTCAATTTAGCGTACAACTTGAAGCCTTTCATCAGTTGCACATGGGGACTTCACCTCTGGTGTTGGTGAATGTTTGGGATGCCGCCAGCGCAATGATAGTACAAGCGTCAGGAGCCAAGGCATTAGCGACCAGTAGCGCATCACTGGCTTGGTCATTAGGTTATGCCGATGGCGGTGAGCTCCCTATAGATGCATTACTGTCTGCTGTCGCGAATATCGTGCGAGTGAGCCAACTTCCTGTGACTGTGGATATAGAGAATGGCTATAGCGATAAACCTGAAGAGGTGGTGTCCTTGGTGGATGAGCTGGTTAACTTAGGCGTGGTTGGTATCAACATAGAAGATGGTGAGCAATCAACTGAATTGCTGGTGGCGAAAATAACGGCGATCCGAGCATCTGCATCTTGTGGGCAGGTATTTATCAATGCCAGAACCGATGTTTATCTTCGAGGGCTAGCAGAGCATGATGAAGCACTCGATATGTGCAAATCGCGTTTAACTCGTTACCAAGCCGCAGGCGCTGATTGTGGTTTTATTCCCGGAATAGATTCTGAGCATATCGCATCGCGATTAGGTGCCAATTTAGCTATGCCATTAAATTTTATGTTAGCTGGCGATCACTTGGCTGTTTCAAAGCGAGCAGATACGCTGCTTAAACTTGGGGTTACCAGGTTCAGTATCGGGCCTGGGAGTTTCCTCGATGCATACTCGACGTTGAAACACACATCGAAACCATCTAAGGGATCTTGTAAAGACACCGAGCAGTGTGAACAACTCAATTATAATGAAATGAACACCTTGGTCATGCGTGCAAGGTAA
- a CDS encoding NapC/NirT family cytochrome c codes for MLSLYRKVLSRKIIFGSTVGVAVFFMFIGVLYWGAFNTVLEETNQMSFCISCHEMKDNIYPEYLQTVHYKNRTGVRATCPDCHVPKEWEHMMVRKINASRELFHKLIGSIDTTEKFAAKRKVLAESVWASMKQTNSRECRNCHNFDAMDISAQQSRSGLVHQHAQQRNKTCIDCHKGIAHQLPEGVTPYKGGSDEDHNYYESQQLQCYQCHKDMPKIEEEYWGF; via the coding sequence ATGCTAAGCCTCTATAGGAAAGTACTCAGCAGAAAGATAATCTTTGGCAGCACTGTTGGGGTGGCTGTCTTCTTCATGTTTATTGGCGTGCTCTATTGGGGAGCCTTCAATACCGTACTGGAGGAGACTAACCAGATGAGCTTCTGCATCAGCTGCCACGAAATGAAAGATAACATCTATCCGGAATACCTGCAGACGGTTCACTATAAAAATCGTACCGGAGTACGCGCTACCTGCCCTGATTGCCATGTCCCTAAAGAGTGGGAGCACATGATGGTCAGAAAAATAAATGCATCCAGAGAGCTCTTTCATAAACTGATAGGCTCCATCGACACCACAGAGAAGTTTGCCGCTAAACGTAAAGTGCTAGCAGAAAGTGTATGGGCGAGTATGAAACAGACAAACTCGAGGGAATGCCGTAACTGCCATAACTTTGATGCTATGGATATTTCAGCTCAACAGAGTCGTAGCGGCCTGGTTCATCAGCATGCACAACAACGAAATAAGACCTGTATCGATTGTCACAAGGGCATAGCTCATCAACTTCCAGAGGGTGTCACTCCCTACAAAGGTGGCAGCGATGAGGATCATAACTATTATGAATCTCAGCAATTACAATGCTATCAATGCCACAAGGATATGCCAAAAATAGAGGAGGAATACTGGGGGTTTTAA
- a CDS encoding bacteriohemerythrin, with product MFLLSILIMALLIIVILSFMLGFSHPLPWIVISVLATIGIIHDKLLKRKQLIWQDSMATGIALIDHDHKRLVMLINMFQEATEFNISARKVQLALDEVIQYTKYHFNREEQLMALNQYPGLKDHQLQHQQMIQEMELYMQEYRSDPDVAIEHILQFLQSWLMDHIKGNDRQYIPYLTITSLDNDAELHKPRIDDAKPL from the coding sequence ATGTTTCTCCTATCCATTCTGATCATGGCTTTACTGATCATTGTCATCCTAAGTTTCATGCTGGGCTTTAGTCATCCACTGCCCTGGATTGTCATTAGCGTCTTGGCCACTATCGGCATTATTCATGACAAGTTACTCAAGAGAAAACAGCTAATTTGGCAAGACAGTATGGCGACTGGCATAGCGCTTATTGATCATGACCATAAGCGACTCGTCATGCTGATCAATATGTTTCAAGAGGCTACGGAATTTAATATTTCAGCTCGCAAGGTACAGTTAGCATTGGATGAAGTCATTCAATACACAAAATATCACTTCAACCGTGAAGAGCAGCTGATGGCGCTCAATCAGTACCCAGGATTAAAGGATCACCAGCTTCAACATCAACAGATGATCCAAGAGATGGAGTTATATATGCAGGAGTACCGCAGCGATCCCGATGTCGCGATCGAGCATATCCTCCAATTCCTACAATCCTGGTTAATGGATCATATTAAAGGCAACGATCGACAATATATCCCCTACCTAACCATCACCAGCCTTGATAACGATGCTGAGCTCCATAAACCAAGGATTGATGATGCTAAGCCTCTATAG
- a CDS encoding GFA family protein — protein sequence MELSCHCGNVKITVAHDPETLTSCNCSTCNRYGSLWGYYTPDEVQLSFITDIAGTSVPATKAYKWGEEYIEFHHCQNCGCLTHYITTEKVPETKLGINFRMAPIVGIKEIKIRHFDGADSWTFID from the coding sequence ATGGAATTAAGCTGTCACTGTGGCAATGTGAAAATCACAGTTGCTCACGACCCTGAAACCCTCACATCTTGTAACTGCTCTACCTGTAATCGTTATGGCTCACTATGGGGTTACTATACGCCAGATGAAGTTCAGCTGTCGTTTATCACAGATATTGCGGGAACCAGTGTGCCGGCAACTAAGGCGTATAAATGGGGAGAGGAATACATAGAGTTCCATCATTGTCAGAACTGTGGTTGTCTGACGCATTACATCACCACAGAAAAAGTGCCTGAGACTAAACTCGGAATCAACTTCCGTATGGCGCCTATTGTTGGAATTAAAGAGATAAAAATTAGACATTTTGATGGTGCTGACAGCTGGACGTTTATCGATTAG
- a CDS encoding 4Fe-4S binding protein: MVMTHPGLPLYWAYAIGIMMLLLALLTMAVKAPITSASRSISLAKLPLIGGLFRFLTKYTWPLLLLKIAFAALFITVITAGLWGTPIVERNLATTLTWNLWWTGIIIAIVFSGSAWCALCPWDNIASWLVNHSIWRRSNSHSRLQLKVPTMLRSVWPASLLFIGFTWLELGVGIVASPYATAMLALLMLILATTTLALFEDKAFCRYMCPVGRTVGAYSQLAPIALRPIDSEICRNCKTLECFHGSDKIAPCPTKLIIGRLQENTYCTSCGNCTQSCPSSNVSWQLRSPSSEAIKEAKPHMDEAFFLLILLSLTLFHGLTMLDYWEVYLSEMAQLINDSGQLIISFSIGLAVTVILPIWIYCLCIGLTQGLLKRNLENGMTKLSFNKLFSGFAFVSLPLAFSYHIAHNLTHFVRESSDWLSLVANPLGIGAEPLSMMDKHMRHMEMMVSENTLFIMQGIIIAIGFVIAAQVIRHRGHRLFAAQGITLLPMILFAALVTGFNLWMLVQPMTMRM; the protein is encoded by the coding sequence ATGGTAATGACCCACCCAGGACTCCCTCTCTATTGGGCTTATGCTATCGGCATTATGATGCTGTTATTGGCTCTGTTAACCATGGCTGTCAAAGCACCAATAACTAGCGCTAGCCGCAGCATTTCCTTAGCTAAATTACCGCTTATTGGTGGCCTGTTTCGCTTCCTGACTAAGTATACCTGGCCTCTTTTACTGTTAAAGATTGCCTTTGCTGCACTCTTTATCACCGTCATCACCGCAGGTTTATGGGGCACACCGATTGTTGAGCGCAATTTAGCCACCACACTGACTTGGAACTTATGGTGGACGGGAATTATTATCGCGATCGTGTTTAGCGGCTCGGCCTGGTGTGCACTCTGTCCCTGGGACAATATTGCCAGCTGGCTAGTCAATCACAGTATCTGGCGCCGCTCAAACTCACACAGTCGATTGCAGCTAAAAGTCCCAACAATGTTACGCAGCGTCTGGCCTGCAAGCCTGTTATTTATCGGCTTTACCTGGCTAGAGCTTGGTGTTGGCATTGTTGCCAGCCCCTACGCCACCGCCATGCTGGCACTCTTGATGCTTATCTTAGCCACCACCACGCTAGCACTGTTTGAAGACAAAGCTTTCTGCCGCTACATGTGCCCGGTAGGAAGAACCGTTGGCGCCTATTCGCAACTCGCCCCAATCGCCCTTAGACCGATTGATAGTGAGATCTGCCGTAACTGTAAAACCTTAGAGTGTTTCCATGGCAGTGACAAAATTGCCCCCTGCCCGACTAAGCTAATCATAGGGCGATTGCAGGAGAACACCTACTGCACCTCATGTGGTAACTGCACCCAAAGCTGTCCCTCAAGCAATGTCAGCTGGCAATTAAGATCACCAAGTAGCGAAGCGATAAAAGAGGCTAAACCTCACATGGATGAGGCATTTTTCCTGCTAATTTTACTCTCTCTTACTCTGTTTCATGGCTTAACTATGCTTGACTACTGGGAGGTGTACTTAAGCGAAATGGCGCAACTGATTAATGACAGTGGTCAACTGATTATCAGCTTCTCTATAGGCTTAGCCGTCACCGTAATTCTGCCTATTTGGATCTATTGCCTCTGTATCGGTTTAACCCAGGGCTTACTGAAGAGAAACCTCGAAAATGGGATGACCAAGCTAAGCTTTAACAAGCTATTTTCTGGTTTTGCCTTTGTCTCTCTTCCACTGGCATTTAGCTATCATATTGCCCATAACCTCACCCACTTTGTCCGTGAAAGCAGTGACTGGTTATCTCTAGTGGCAAACCCGTTAGGAATAGGGGCAGAGCCATTGAGCATGATGGATAAGCATATGCGTCATATGGAGATGATGGTCTCTGAAAATACCCTGTTTATCATGCAGGGAATCATTATAGCTATAGGTTTTGTTATCGCAGCTCAGGTGATCCGTCATCGTGGTCACCGCTTATTTGCAGCGCAAGGCATTACATTACTCCCCATGATCCTATTTGCCGCACTCGTTACTGGGTTTAACCTGTGGATGTTAGTGCAACCTATGACGATGAGAATGTAG
- a CDS encoding response regulator — protein sequence MKILIADDDRVSRQTQKRILSRSGEVDTVVNGAEAVQKFKHALEVSDPYHLICLDISMPFFDGKYALEEIRKIEKAKLIAKDKDKEVKVVMVTSSRAKKDILQVKGKCNAYLLKPISISAIEKMLSIFKSSA from the coding sequence GTGAAAATTTTAATTGCAGATGATGACAGAGTTTCTAGGCAGACTCAGAAACGGATCCTTTCTCGGTCTGGTGAAGTTGATACGGTAGTAAATGGGGCTGAAGCCGTGCAAAAGTTTAAACATGCGTTAGAAGTCAGTGACCCTTATCATTTAATTTGTTTAGATATCTCCATGCCTTTCTTTGATGGTAAATACGCTCTGGAGGAGATAAGGAAGATAGAAAAAGCTAAATTGATAGCTAAAGATAAAGATAAAGAGGTGAAAGTGGTGATGGTGACTTCGAGTCGAGCTAAGAAAGACATTTTGCAGGTAAAAGGTAAATGTAATGCTTACTTGCTTAAACCTATATCCATCAGTGCTATCGAAAAGATGTTGAGTATTTTTAAAAGTAGCGCCTAA